The Candidatus Zixiibacteriota bacterium DNA segment TTATGATACGATGGAAGCCTACTTCCTTTCCGATGACGAACGTACCGCCAAAGCCGACCTGATCGGCGATGTAATCTACCACAAGTGCATCCGCTGCGATCTCGATGCAAAAGAAATCATGCGCCGCGGTCACAAAACGCGATTCGCCGGAATTGCCTGCAAAAGCTGAGGTAGCTATGAAGAAACTGATGGAACAATTCGACGGCACTGCTTTTTCGGACCTGATTCGAAGCGCCCCGGAACTTGACGTGCCCATTGACGGCGTCCGCGGATGGGTGATCGGCAACGACACCCATCAAGTGGTCTTTTTCGATATTCAACCGGGCGTGGAAGTTCCCCTCCACTCCCACTGTGCTCAGTGGGGAATGGTGGTAGAAGGTGAGATGACGCTGACCATCGGGGATGAGACCCACACCTACGGACCCGGGGCCTGGTATGTCATTCCGGAAGGAACTATGCACGGCGCCAAAGTCGCCAAGCGCATGTCGGTGATCGACATCTTTGACGCACCCGACCGGTACAAGACAAAATAACCTGCAAACCATCTCGACCGGAGTATTAATAAGATGCGTTTACTTTTCATTGGCTTTGGCACCGTCGTTCAGGGTCTTTCGGAACTTCTTGCAGAGAAGGCAACAGAACTCAAACAAAAACACGGGCTTGATTTGAAAGTGGTCGGAATCTCCGACATGCTCAAAGGTTGTGTCTACGCACCTGACGGCATCGATCTGGCCCAGGCACTGGAGGCCGCGAAGAACGGCGACCTCAAACAATTGCCCAATCAATTCGAGGCTGACGCGCTGGCCATGATCGATGCAGCCGATGCCGACCTGATGGTCGAAGCTACCTATACCGATATCAAGACCGGTCAACCGGCAACATCGCACATCAAGGCCGCTTTGGCTAAAGGGATGCATGTGACCACCACCAACAAAGGTCCGGTGGCTCTTTTCTTGCAAGAGCTAAAAAAGCTGGCCGATGCAAACGGTGTGAAATTTCTGTATGAAGGCACCGTTATCAGTGGTACCCCTCTGCTGAATCTCATTCGCGAGACGCTGGCCGGTAGTCATATCAGTGAGATCAAGGGGATACTTAACGGCACGACCAATTATATCCTGTCACAGATGGAACAAGGTCAGCCCTACGATGCGGTCCTTAAGAAGGCGCAGGAGTTGGGTTACGCCGAAGCTGTTCCGGACGCCGACGTACTCGGCTGGGATGCTCTGGCCAAGATTACTATTCTGGCCAACGCTGTTTTCGGTGTCGATGCAAAACCTGACGCGTTCTCGTGTCAGGGCATCACCGAGATCAGCAATGACGCTATCGCCGAAGCCAAAGCCAACGGAAAGAGATTCAAGCTGATCGGAACGCTGAAACGGGATGGTGACTCTGTTGTCGGCAGCGTTGCGCCGGTGCAGATGGACCTTTCACACCCGCTGGCCGGTGTGATGGGCGCCACCAACGCCGTAACGATCAGCACCGATACGCTGGGCGACGTCACGATCGTCGGACCCGGCGCCGGGCGAGTCGAAACCGGCTACAGCGTGCTTATCGATATCATCAGCATCGGAGGTTCACGATGAAGATGTTGCTTGGCGGTCAGTGGGTCGACCGCGACGAGAAGATCGATGTCTGTGACCCCTTCGACAACTCGGTAATCGATACGGTTCCCAGTGGCAAAGCAGACGACGCTGAACTGGCCTTGGCTTCGGCAACCGCCGGATTTGAAATCACCAAACGGATGTCCGTCTATGACCGGGCGCAGATTCTCTACAAAGCAGCGGGTCTGATCTCCGATCGGCTGGAAGAGTTCGCCCGGATAATCGCCCGCGAAGGTTCCAAGACGATCAACGAAGCGCGCAAGGAAGCGGGCCGTTGCGTCAACACGATTACATGCTCGGCCGAAGAAGCCAAACGCATCCTCGGCGAGACTATACCCTGGGACTCGTTCCCCGGCGGTGAGAAGCGTCGCGGCTACTACTACCGTTTCCCCATTGGTGTCGTGCTGTGTATCACGCCGTTCAACGATCCGCTCAATCTGGTGGCCCACAAACTGGGTCCGGCCATCGCCGCGGGCAACTCGGTGATTCTCAAACCGGCCACGGTTACGCCGCTGTCGGCTATCATGTTAGTCGAAGTGCTTCTTGAGGCCGGACTGCCACCGAATGCAGTTCAACTCATCACCGGCTACGGTTCGAAAATCGGCGATCAACTGGTCAGCGACGAACGAGTGCGCATGGTGTCGTTCACCGGCGGTGTCGAAGCGGGCAAACAGATAGCATCCAAAGCAGGCATCAAAAAGATCGGCATGGAACTCGGTTCCGATTCGCCGGTGATCGTCTGGAAAGATGCCGACATGCAACTGGCCGTCGAGTCATGTGTCTCCGGCGCTTTCTGGGCGGCAGGACAAAACTGTATCGGCGTCCAGCGGTTGCTCGTGCACAAGGATATCTATGACGAGTTCAAAACAGAATTCGTCGAACTCACCAAGACATACAAGATCGGTGACAAACTCGACGAGTCCACGCAGATGGGTCCGATGATAACCGAAGCCGAAGCCAAACGAGTAGAAAAATGGGTCAAAGACGCAGTCGCCGGTGGCGCCAACCTGCTCACCGGCGGTGGCCGCACCGGCGCGTTGGTCGAGCCGACCGTGCTGGACAACGTGCCCGAAGATGCCAAGGTCCATTGCGAAGAAGTATTCGGTCCGACCGTGAACCTATACCCGGTGGATGATCTGGACAAAGCAATCGCTGAGGCCAATGCTCTGCCTTACGGTTTGCTCGCGGCCATTTTCACACGTGATGTTGAAACCGCTTTCAAGGCCGCGTATGAACTTGACTGTGGTGGTGTGATGATTAACGACTCGACCGATTACCGATTGGACTCGATGCCGTTCGGCGGCGTGAAGTATTCCGGGTTGGGCCGCGAAGGGCTCAAGTTCTCATTGCAGGAGATGACCGAACCCAAAGTCATCTGCTTCAACCTGCCCGGGATATAGTGGCAAGCCCCTTTTTTGCGCTTCGCGCAGCATGCTTTTTGGCGCCGTCAAGCGACCCCGCGTGACGGTTTGGGAGTTGGAAGACGGGTGTCGGGCGAGATCGCCCAACACCACCCTCGAAATGACGGCCGATGACGGGTGGCCGTCTCAAGCCTTGTTTGGGACGGACTTCTGTGTCTGCGAAGAGTCACCCCCAAAGCGACTTTGAGGGTGCCACCCAGTCGCCAATGGCGCCTCTGGCGCCAACCTCACCTTGAGCGGAGTTGGAGGGTGCTTGCATCCAATCACGCTTCATGCCTCGACTCCGCTCGGCATGACATGGATGAACTTGTGCCCCCTTTGTCATTCCCGCGAAGGCGGGAATCCATCTTCAATGTTACCACGTGCCGTCAAGCGACCCCGAGTGACGGCTTTGGCAGTTCTTCAGTATGGTGGGGCCGTCTTCGGACCCGCCGCGATTGTCAGGACCACAAGGATCGTGACCTACAAGGTGACGGCGCGCGTAGCGCGAAAAACAGGCTTGCCTGTGTCGGGCGAGGTCGCCCAACACCACCAACGAAATGGTTTACCGCGACTCCTCGTCTGAGGTCAACTCTTCCAACGCCGCTTTCGTCTTTTCACGTCTGGCCTGTTTTTCGGCAATTTCACGCTCACGCAAGTCTACCGTCTGAATTGTCGGGTTATTCACGGGCGTAGGATCACCGGCACCGGTTTGGTCCATTCCTGCATCCCCCATATTTGAAACTGCCTGAACCGTGCCATACGAGGTTGGGAAGTAAGTGGCTGTCAAGCTTCCATAACAGATCTTTGCTGTAATCGTGTTTTCTTTCAACGCCTCAAACCGGAAATCGTAGAAACCGGCCGAGTCCTTGTAGTACACCCGGTGACAGTTGACATCGAAGTCGCTAAAGAAAGAAGAGCCGGCAGAAACGTAGGCGCCGAGTCCAATCCTGGTATAGTACCCAGCGGTAGCCGAACCGCCCTCGGTTTCATCTATCTGGGCCTTTATTCGACCGTTATTCGTAGTGCCGCTTATTTCGGCAAAAGCATGCCCGTTGAGCACTATATACCCGGGGGCCGGAATCTGAATCCTGACCGTCGCAACGTCTTCCATAGTGTTAAGAGCCGATATGGTGTGACAGCCGGTATTTCGATCCAGCACGATCCCCGGTTCGTTCATTAGTTCGAGATCGTCGACCGACTCTTCGTGCAGAACTACGCGTTGATTGTTCAGATAGGTACTTCCATTGCCCATGAAGGCGATTGTGACGCTGTCGTTGGTATCCTTCAGTTTGAGTTGACCGCCGTTGGGACCTGCGTAGATTCTCACTTGATCAACGGCAGTGTCGGCCTGATGGAACATTTTTATCTGCCCGTAGGTCCAGCCCGACAATTGCATCGTCCTGCGGTCCTGATCGGACCCCCACTCATAGAAATTCAGGTGATTGCTCTCAGTATCAAACTCCCAGACCGGACTATCAATAGTGCTTCTACTGATCATCAGGTCACCCCGCATCGAAGTGTTACCCATAACAAACACGTCCCCGTTCAGGTTGGCGGCTCGATTGGATACACCACCAGAGGCCGAAGCAGATATGGCCGTGTTGTGACCAGCACCATCGGCGGCAACGTAAAGGCCATAGTTGGTGGCGGTCGGCTCCCCGCCGCCTACTCCACCGTAGAGGGCATAATTGACATTTGCACCCTGAGCTGTACTGAATACGCCATAGTTGTTGTCCGCCGTGACAACTCCGTCGGAGTTGGCCTGGCTATATATCCCATAGTTGTGAGTTCCGTCCTCAGCCGTTACGGAGAGCCCATAGTTGGCCTCGTCTCCGTAAGATCGCCCATAGAAAGCGTAATTGACTTCACCGTCATGGGCTTCTGCATACGAGCCGTAATTCGTACCCAGCCCATCGGCCGTAAACCGCCCCCCAGTCTTGCCTCCGATGTCGCCGGTAGCAGCACCGTTAATGGCAATGTTGTAGTTTTGACCGCCGGTAACAGCAGCCCGTAGGGCTGTTTTGCTGGTGCCCAAACCCATCATCCACAGATCCACGGCGGGGCCGTTGCCGAAGTTTTTCAACGAAAAAATCGGATCCTCGGTATTTGTGTTAAGACTTAGCGGTGCTATGAAGTTGCCGGCCATCGCTACCGTATCCGGACCGTACGAAGAACTGTCCGACCAGTTCCAGCCGGTCGTCGAACCTCCGATAGAATCATCAGCCAGCGTCCAAGACGAACCCACCCACTTCATGATCTGGCCTTCGGAAGCGCCGTTCTGCCCAATGTCGGCAAGATCGATTCCACCGTCCGTAACGGCATCGGCAGAGTCGGCTATACCGGCTTGGGCCGCTGAAGTCGCCGAGATGGCTGTCTGAGCTTCCAACGCTGCCTGTGCCGAATCTGACATCTCTGACCGGAGCGCGTATGGTACCGCTACCAGCGCTATCCGGGGGCTGTACTCAGGATCGGCCCCGATCTGAATGCCAAGGTAGCGAGTACCTCCGTCGAACACACTGTTAGTCAGAGGATTCACTTCACCGAGCAGCACGGTAAACAATCCGTTAGTGGTAGCAACGGTACGAGTCTCTGTCCAGAGATCAGCCCCGGCTTCAAAGGAATCGTAAATAGTAAACGTCACGCTGTAGTCGCCGTCGGCTACCGGATCGCCGGTATCATCGGTTAGCCTTCCTTGATAGTTCATAGTAGTCGGAACGGCAGCAGACACAGCGGTTGTCATCAGCAGGATTGCTAAGGCTGCAATGTACCTGGTGGTCAGAACGGCGCGGGGAATCATAGGTGTCTCCTCTGGCATGTGCTTTGTCTTCTTTTTGTCTTCTCAATGGCAAGTACTCTCTGTACCGGATAAATATAACCATTTCAGTGCTGTTTGCAAGCGAGATCAACAGCATTGTTCAGAACTTGTCCGTTGACGCCAAGCCGATCCCTATTGACAACAACAGTTAAAACCCTAAATTGTCCAGCCTATTCATGGGGCGGTCGATCCGCCTCCGGTAAGGTGATTATGGAAGGATTGCGATATGCGTCTTTACGAATTCGAAGGCAAAGAGCTTTTCGAGAGATTCAGAATCCCAGTGGGCGAAAGGCACATCGCCCGGACACCCGACGAAGTTTACGAAATCGTCAGCGACCTGAAGTACCCGGTGGTAATCAAATCCCAGGTACTCACCGGCGGACGCGGCAAAGCAGGCGGAATCAAAACCGCCGACGGCGCCAACGAAGCGCGCACCAACGCCGAACAATGTTTCAACCTCACCATCAAGGACTTTCCGGTTGAGTTGGTACTCATCGAGCCCAGGCTTGATATTACACAGGAATTTTACATCGGCGTCACGCTTGATCGGGCCAACTACAAAATCGTGGTCATAGCTTCCGGCGAAGGTGGGGTCGACATTGAAGAGACCGCCGCTACCCACCCCGAGAAAATCGTCAGGAAGTCGTTGAGCATCGAAGAAGAGCTCTTCACCTTTGATGCCCTTACTATAGCCAAGAAGATAGGTATCCCTGCATCCTTACTCAAAGAAGGGGCGGCGATAATTGTCGGCCTGTACAATCTGTTTCGCAGGTATGACGCCAAGTTGGTCGAGATCAACCCATTGGTTCTCACCGCCGACGGCAAACTGATGGCTGCCGATGCGCGCGTATCGCTCGATGACGATGCTGTCTTCCGGCATCCCGATCTGGTCGATCTGGGTATCGAAAAACGTCACGAAGAGGGCGAGATGACGCCACGCGAACAGCAGGCTACCGAGTGGGGCATACCTTATCTCGATCTCGACGGCAATATCGGTATGTTCCCCGGCGGCGCCGGATTCGGCATCATGGGTAACGACTTCATACATTACTATGGCGGCCGTCCAGCCAACTTCATGGATTCAGGCGGCGGGCCCTCACCCGAACGAATCGCCAAGATGCTCGTGCTTCTGGATGAAAACCCAAACGTCAAGGTGATTTTCGGCGCTCGTTTCGGTGGCATTAGCCGCTGCGACGATTTCGCCAAAGGTGTCTTGATGTTTCTGAACGATCATGGCCTTTCCAAACCTATGGTGATGCGCATGACCGGAAACATGTGGCAGGAAGGTGTGCGCATCTTCGAGGAGGCCAAGCAAAAGAACCCCGAACTGTTTTCCAATGTTGAAGCGCATGGTATTGAGACACCGATCGAGGAAATATCAAAACGAGCCGTGGAACTGGCCAACCTGGAAGGGGGCAACTGATGGCTATCCTGGTCGATAATAACAGCAAAGTAATGGTGCAGGGGATCACCGGCGGCGCCGGGAAGTTCCACACCGAGCGAATGCTCACCTACGGCACCAATATCATTGGCGGCGCCACGCCGAGCAAAGGTGGCCAGGAAGTGCATGGCCTGCCGGTGTTCGATACGGTTGCAGAATGTGTCGATAATACCGGCGCCGATGTATCGGTGATTTTCCTGCCGGCCCGGTTTGTCAAAGAGGCGGCAATCGAAGCGGTCCGGGCCGGGATCAAGTTCCTGGTCATTGTGCCGGAACATATCCCGATTCATGACATGTTGCACGTTCGCCGTGAAGCGGTCGCGCACGGCGCAACGATCATCGGCGGCAACACCGCGGGCATCATCTCCCCCGGTCAGGCCAACCTCGGTATCATGCCGGACATCGCGTTCAAACCCGGTCGGGTCGGCACCGTGTCTCGCTCCGGTTCGATAACGTACTACGTCGCCGACACCCTCACCCAGTCGGGTTACGGTGAGACAACTTGCGTAGGTTTGGGTGGTGATCCGGTGTTGGGCTCGACCTTCGATGAGATTCTGCTCAAGTTCGAGGAGGACGATGCAACCAAGGCGGTCGTCATGTGCGGCGAAATCGGCGGCGTCTATGAAGAACGTGCTACCCAAGCGATCAAACAGATGAAAACGCCGGTACTGGCCATGATCGGCGGCGTCTACGCCCCGCCCGGCAAACGAATGGGTCATGCCGGCGCCATTGTCGAAGGCAAAATGGGAACGGCGCAGGACAAACTGGATGCTCTGGCCGAAGCCGGAGCACACCCGTGCAAGACCTTTACGGAGATACCCAAGACTCTGGCCAAGCTGGGAGTGTAGTCTGGGCAAGGGAAGTGAGCCCTATGGAACTTCAGCCCGAACGAAACGTTTAATACTCAATGATCTATGTGCTTTCAAAACCGCGCCTGCTTCAGACTATCGCGGCCCTGGCAGTAGTCCTTTTTGTGGGGGCTCTTCTTTTGCTAACCGTTGCCGGGGCTCAACCGAATGACTGTAAAGACTGTGACGATGGGTGTGACGGGCACGGCGAGTCGGTCTGCAGTTGCATAGGTTGCGCTCCTGTTATGGCGGCCTGTCGGGTCTTACCGCCGGAACTCGGTCCTCCGCAAACCCACTGTTGCTTAGCCCCAATCTCTCCTCTTGAATTGCTCGAATCCGATTGGTTTGATCGTCTGGATCGGCCACCACAAACCCTTTCTTAGTTTTTACTTGCAAACGATCAGTG contains these protein-coding regions:
- a CDS encoding cupin domain-containing protein, with the protein product MKKLMEQFDGTAFSDLIRSAPELDVPIDGVRGWVIGNDTHQVVFFDIQPGVEVPLHSHCAQWGMVVEGEMTLTIGDETHTYGPGAWYVIPEGTMHGAKVAKRMSVIDIFDAPDRYKTK
- a CDS encoding homoserine dehydrogenase — protein: MRLLFIGFGTVVQGLSELLAEKATELKQKHGLDLKVVGISDMLKGCVYAPDGIDLAQALEAAKNGDLKQLPNQFEADALAMIDAADADLMVEATYTDIKTGQPATSHIKAALAKGMHVTTTNKGPVALFLQELKKLADANGVKFLYEGTVISGTPLLNLIRETLAGSHISEIKGILNGTTNYILSQMEQGQPYDAVLKKAQELGYAEAVPDADVLGWDALAKITILANAVFGVDAKPDAFSCQGITEISNDAIAEAKANGKRFKLIGTLKRDGDSVVGSVAPVQMDLSHPLAGVMGATNAVTISTDTLGDVTIVGPGAGRVETGYSVLIDIISIGGSR
- a CDS encoding aldehyde dehydrogenase family protein, which gives rise to MKMLLGGQWVDRDEKIDVCDPFDNSVIDTVPSGKADDAELALASATAGFEITKRMSVYDRAQILYKAAGLISDRLEEFARIIAREGSKTINEARKEAGRCVNTITCSAEEAKRILGETIPWDSFPGGEKRRGYYYRFPIGVVLCITPFNDPLNLVAHKLGPAIAAGNSVILKPATVTPLSAIMLVEVLLEAGLPPNAVQLITGYGSKIGDQLVSDERVRMVSFTGGVEAGKQIASKAGIKKIGMELGSDSPVIVWKDADMQLAVESCVSGAFWAAGQNCIGVQRLLVHKDIYDEFKTEFVELTKTYKIGDKLDESTQMGPMITEAEAKRVEKWVKDAVAGGANLLTGGGRTGALVEPTVLDNVPEDAKVHCEEVFGPTVNLYPVDDLDKAIAEANALPYGLLAAIFTRDVETAFKAAYELDCGGVMINDSTDYRLDSMPFGGVKYSGLGREGLKFSLQEMTEPKVICFNLPGI
- a CDS encoding acetate--CoA ligase family protein, with the translated sequence MRLYEFEGKELFERFRIPVGERHIARTPDEVYEIVSDLKYPVVIKSQVLTGGRGKAGGIKTADGANEARTNAEQCFNLTIKDFPVELVLIEPRLDITQEFYIGVTLDRANYKIVVIASGEGGVDIEETAATHPEKIVRKSLSIEEELFTFDALTIAKKIGIPASLLKEGAAIIVGLYNLFRRYDAKLVEINPLVLTADGKLMAADARVSLDDDAVFRHPDLVDLGIEKRHEEGEMTPREQQATEWGIPYLDLDGNIGMFPGGAGFGIMGNDFIHYYGGRPANFMDSGGGPSPERIAKMLVLLDENPNVKVIFGARFGGISRCDDFAKGVLMFLNDHGLSKPMVMRMTGNMWQEGVRIFEEAKQKNPELFSNVEAHGIETPIEEISKRAVELANLEGGN
- the sucD gene encoding succinate--CoA ligase subunit alpha; translation: MAILVDNNSKVMVQGITGGAGKFHTERMLTYGTNIIGGATPSKGGQEVHGLPVFDTVAECVDNTGADVSVIFLPARFVKEAAIEAVRAGIKFLVIVPEHIPIHDMLHVRREAVAHGATIIGGNTAGIISPGQANLGIMPDIAFKPGRVGTVSRSGSITYYVADTLTQSGYGETTCVGLGGDPVLGSTFDEILLKFEEDDATKAVVMCGEIGGVYEERATQAIKQMKTPVLAMIGGVYAPPGKRMGHAGAIVEGKMGTAQDKLDALAEAGAHPCKTFTEIPKTLAKLGV